In a single window of the Neodiprion virginianus isolate iyNeoVirg1 chromosome 1, iyNeoVirg1.1, whole genome shotgun sequence genome:
- the LOC124310550 gene encoding uncharacterized protein LOC124310550, with protein sequence MASSLLVIGTILLGTTYWNTVNGQSCSREDHQRCVSLADPLLKDPHLIFPDNMQDIDLVCRTWASFVDCIRRYIENCFTEQRKEEFNSAVQLPIASVHQMCSVSTYQAEYLQHATCIKATVTETEHCGMQYAALVDEVSRGEVARISLCCSHHRFRSCVISEARRRCDAGQAEGGAARFSADVLDKALKFLQDQCVNYIPNSGDCPVPTTENVMSVSPLGESRPSHGMPGTLGTRSRPYHRTQTPEMISGQATTTVYDASANTAYPSGFRSTGRSLNPPTVANTERSDSWSPSTWMSAINVNKNSVSLSNNVIPSKVGTDMEGEDVAQVETSTFPNYAKTQPQDEQAVVVTQRPSTYGRGMLWTSPATEAQPEIPAWATSTWLVSNQIPVTDDTWYPAAGSYGGNHIDEPNQQGLTNAQNGLSNKYATMICMIGIAYIL encoded by the exons ATGGCGTCATCGTTATTGGTAATCGGTACTATTCTACTCG GAACCACATATTGGAATACGGTGAACGGACAAAGTTGTTCGCGAGAGGATCATCAGAGATGTGTATCGTTGGCAGATCCGCTGCTGAAAGATCCTCATCTAATATTTCCAGACAACATGCAGGACATTGATTTGGTTTGCAG AACGTGGGCGAGTTTTGTCGACTGCATACGTcgatatattgaaaattgtttcacggAACAGAGGAAAGAAGAATTCAACTCGGCGGTTCAGCTACCAATCGCTTCCGTTCATCAAATGTGTTCGGTGTCTACTTACCAAGCCG AATACTTGCAACACGCGACATGCATAAAAGCAACGGTTACTGAAACCGAACATTGCGGCATGCAGTACGCTGCTTTGGTGGATGAAGTATCCAGGGGTGAAGTCGCCCGGATCAGTTTGTGCTG TTCACATCATCGTTTCCGGTCCTGCGTCATTTCGGAAGCACGTCGTCGTTGTGATGCTGGCCAAGCAGAAGGTGGAGCAGCCAGGTTTTCAGCAGACGTTCTCGACAAGGctctgaaatttttgcaagatCAGTGTGTGAATTACAT ACCAAACAGCGGGGATTGTCCGGTTCCGACGACCGAGAATGTCATGTCTGTGAGTCCTTTGGGGGAAAGTCGTCCCAGTCACGGCATGCCTGGTACATTGGGAACCAGAAGTCGACCGTATCACAGGACCCAAACACCTGAAATGATTTCAGGACAAGCCACCACCACAGTGTACGATGCGAGTGCGAACACAGCTTACCCCAGCGGATTTCGAAGTACCGGCCGATCGCTGAATCCTCCGACTG TGGCGAACACTGAAAGAAGCGATTCTTGGTCTCCGTCAACGTGGATGTCGGCGATAAACGTGAACAAAAACAGTGTCAGTTTGAGCAACAACGTAATTCCGAGTAAAGTGGGGACCGATATGGAGGGCGAAGACGTCGCACAAGTGGAAACCAGCACGTTTCCAAATTATGCTAAAACTCAACCGCAGGACGAACAAG CCGTTGTTGTAACGCAACGACCATCCACATACGGAAGAGGGATGTTGTGGACGTCACCGGCGACAGAGGCGCAACCGGAAATACCGGCTTGGGCCACCAGCACTTGGCTTGTTTCCAATCAG ATACCCGTGACTGATGACACCTGGTATCCAGCAGCAGGTAGTTACGGTGGAAATCATATAGACGAACCCAATCAGCAAGGCTTGACAAACGCGCAGAACGGATTGTCAAACAAGTACGCCACAATGATCTGTATGATCGGTATCGCTTACATACTGTAA
- the LOC124310263 gene encoding uncharacterized protein LOC124310263, with amino-acid sequence MTSACSKIYDTKGEIHNQLLICKRLLIPYYVVYLSTVNPGQIYKLMDQVYCRQDVRKSRSAKFEHQILHLPGTAVQVVYLVNFRFQDERSVVPAPQILYLDWRSVVPGLQDWRSVIPGLQVFYLLNFDFQDERSVVPVPQILYLVSLEFQNERSLVPGLQVFYLENFDFQDWRSVVPGLQVFYLLNFDFQDRRSVVFGLQVVYLVNFVFQDWRSVVPGLQVFYLLNFDFQDERSVVPVPQILYLVSLEFQNERSLVPGLQVFYLLNFDFQDRRSVVFGLQIVYLVNFVFQNWRSVVLGLQVFYLLNFDFQAERSVVPAPQILYP; translated from the exons ATGACTTCGGCGTGCAGCAAAATA TATGATACAAAGGGCGAAATTCACAACCAGTTGCTTATATGCAAGCGTTTGTTAATTCCTTACTATGTAGTATATCTTAGCACCGTGAATCCTGGTCAAATATACAAGCTAATGGATCAAGTTTACTG TAGACAAGACGTACGAAAATCGCGCTCCGCTAAATTCGAGCACCAGATCCTCCATCTTCCGGGTACTGCGGTTCAGGTCGTCTACCTGGTGAATTTCCGCTTCCAGGACGAACGCTCCGTAGTCCCGGCGCCTCAGATCCTTTACCTG gattggcgctccgtagttcctgggCTCCAG gactGGCGCTCCGTAATTCCTGGGCTCCAGGTATTCTACCTGCTGAATTTCGACTTCCAGGACGAGCGCTCCGTAGTCCCGGTGCCTCAGATCCTTTACCTGGTGAGTCTCGAATTTCAGAACGAGCGCTCCTTAGTTCCTGGGCTCCAGGTATTCTACCTGGAGAATTTCGACTTTCAGGACTggcgctccgtagttcctgggCTCCAGGTATTCTACCTGCTGAATTTCGACTTTCAGGACCGGCGTTCCGTAGTTTTTGGGCTCCAGGTCGTGTACCTGGTAAATTTCGTCTTTCAGGACTggcgctccgtagttcctgggCTCCAG GTATTCTACCTGCTGAATTTCGACTTCCAGGACGAGCGCTCCGTAGTCCCGGTGCCTCAGATCCTTTACCTGGTGAGTCTCGAATTTCAGAACGAGCGCTCCTTAGTTCCTGGGCTCCAGGTATTCTACCTGCTGAATTTCGACTTTCAGGACCGGCGTTCCGTAGTTTTTGGGCTCCAGATCGTGTACCTGGTAAATTTCGTCTTTCAGAACTGGCGCTCCGTAGTTCTTGGGCTCCAAGTATTCTACCTGCTGAATTTCGACTTCCAGGCCGAGCGTTCCGTAGTCCCGGCGCCTCAGATCCTTTACCCGTGA